A single region of the Dehalococcoidia bacterium genome encodes:
- the lysA gene encoding diaminopimelate decarboxylase — translation MSPEIDPGLRPVLPLTSRINEAGHLAVGGCDLVDLAREFGTPLYVFDEADLRARARELLSEFRSRWPETSVIYAAKAYIGRALARLLAEEDIGLDVVSGGEVAIAAAAGFPLERAYFHGNNKLPAELREAVNAGIGRVVVDNLTDVRVLGEVAAAAGRTQPVLLRVTPDVDAHTHAKITTGVLDSKFGLPVAFGLAEEAVLAIQRTASLDLVGIHCHIGSQIFEVEPYYAAIEVALEFAADMMRKHGLDLREFSPGGGLGLQYLREEPPPPVSVYAEAITSAVRDGCRRFGLPRPRLVVEPGRVLVGRAGMALYTVGSRKELPEVRTYVAVDGGMADNIRPAMYGSRYEALSAERPDAPQEETVTIVGKYCESGDYLVKDARLPRLREGEVLAVPASGAYCLAMASNYNASLRPPIVFVADGKARLVRRREKYADLMATEVE, via the coding sequence GTGAGCCCTGAGATCGACCCCGGCCTGAGGCCGGTCCTGCCGTTAACCTCCCGGATCAACGAGGCCGGACATCTAGCCGTCGGCGGCTGCGACCTCGTGGACTTGGCCCGCGAGTTCGGCACGCCCCTTTACGTGTTCGATGAGGCCGACCTTCGGGCGCGAGCGCGAGAACTCCTGAGCGAGTTCCGTTCTCGCTGGCCCGAAACGTCCGTCATTTATGCCGCCAAGGCGTACATCGGAAGGGCGCTCGCGCGCCTGCTCGCCGAGGAGGACATCGGCCTCGATGTCGTGTCTGGCGGTGAGGTGGCAATCGCGGCGGCAGCAGGCTTCCCGCTCGAGCGCGCCTACTTCCACGGCAACAACAAGCTCCCGGCCGAGTTGCGCGAGGCCGTGAATGCGGGCATCGGGCGCGTCGTCGTCGACAACCTGACGGACGTGCGAGTGCTCGGCGAGGTGGCCGCCGCCGCAGGAAGGACACAGCCCGTGCTGCTGCGGGTCACGCCCGACGTCGACGCGCACACACACGCCAAGATCACCACGGGCGTCCTGGACAGCAAATTCGGGCTGCCGGTGGCCTTCGGGTTGGCGGAAGAGGCCGTCTTGGCCATCCAGCGCACGGCCTCCCTCGACCTCGTAGGCATTCACTGTCACATCGGCTCCCAGATCTTCGAGGTGGAGCCGTACTACGCGGCGATCGAAGTCGCGCTCGAGTTTGCGGCTGACATGATGCGCAAGCACGGCCTGGACTTGCGCGAGTTCAGCCCGGGCGGGGGCCTGGGCCTCCAGTACCTGCGCGAGGAGCCACCGCCGCCCGTATCCGTGTACGCGGAGGCGATCACAAGCGCGGTAAGGGACGGGTGCCGCCGCTTCGGGCTGCCGCGACCGAGACTCGTGGTCGAGCCCGGGCGCGTGCTCGTGGGAAGGGCCGGCATGGCGCTGTATACCGTCGGGTCACGGAAAGAGCTGCCGGAGGTGCGGACCTATGTTGCCGTCGACGGCGGCATGGCCGATAACATCCGCCCGGCGATGTACGGCTCCAGGTACGAGGCGCTTTCCGCCGAACGGCCAGACGCGCCTCAAGAGGAGACCGTCACGATAGTTGGCAAGTACTGCGAGTCCGGCGACTACCTGGTCAAGGACGCGCGCCTGCCACGGCTGCGTGAGGGCGAAGTGCTGGCGGTGCCGGCCTCGGGCGCCTACTGCCTGGCCATGGCGAGCAACTACAACGCCTCCCTGCGCCCACCCATCGTCTTCGTGGCTGACGGTAAGGCCCGTCTCGTCCGGCGGCGCGAGAAATACGCCGACCTCATGGCGACGGAGGTCGAGTGA
- a CDS encoding trypsin-like peptidase domain-containing protein gives MRTQVLTWTLVIVLSMTLGGAAVVALDQLRSDEAPATVVREAAPSTTTPLSSDAPRDLADLYARVRPSIVTVSGLSSRTNVGGTGSGIIIDKQGHILTNNHVVRGFDIIDVTLFDLSSYAATVVGTDPGNDLAVIKINAPPDKLQPAILGDSDQVRIGELVIAVGNPLNLTGSVTQGIVSGVGRTLGSGGTGRPLRQLIQSDAAINPGNSGGGLFNMNGEVIGITTAIDNPDGERAFVGIGYSVPINIAKRFLPDLLAGKTIRHPKMGVGLETLTPARAAQFGLSVDRGVMVVSVEPNSAAARAGLRGIGGGTGSRTPGDVILSIDGHEMKTFEDLAKYIDSRSVGDTIEIRLLRENREITVRLTLEAWQG, from the coding sequence GTGAGGACACAAGTACTGACCTGGACGCTGGTGATAGTCCTGAGCATGACTCTGGGCGGCGCCGCGGTCGTTGCTCTCGACCAGCTGCGGTCGGATGAAGCTCCCGCGACGGTGGTGCGCGAAGCCGCGCCCTCGACCACCACGCCGCTGTCCAGCGATGCGCCCCGGGACCTGGCCGACCTTTACGCGCGCGTCCGGCCGTCCATCGTCACGGTCAGCGGCCTGTCCAGCCGCACTAACGTGGGCGGCACAGGCTCCGGCATCATCATCGACAAGCAGGGTCACATCCTCACCAACAACCACGTGGTCCGCGGCTTCGACATTATCGATGTCACCCTCTTCGACCTCAGCTCCTACGCCGCAACCGTCGTCGGCACCGACCCCGGCAACGACCTCGCGGTAATAAAGATCAACGCTCCGCCGGACAAGCTCCAGCCGGCTATCCTGGGTGACTCCGACCAGGTACGCATCGGCGAACTGGTGATCGCGGTCGGTAATCCCCTTAACCTCACCGGCAGCGTGACGCAGGGCATCGTGAGTGGCGTCGGCCGCACGCTTGGCAGTGGGGGCACGGGCCGGCCTCTGCGCCAGCTCATCCAGTCGGACGCTGCCATCAACCCCGGGAACTCCGGCGGCGGGCTCTTCAACATGAACGGCGAGGTCATCGGCATCACGACAGCGATCGACAATCCGGACGGCGAGCGCGCCTTCGTTGGCATCGGATACTCCGTGCCGATAAACATCGCCAAGCGCTTCCTGCCTGACCTCCTTGCCGGCAAGACCATCCGTCACCCGAAGATGGGCGTCGGCCTCGAGACCCTGACGCCGGCGCGGGCGGCCCAGTTTGGCCTGAGCGTGGACCGGGGCGTGATGGTGGTCAGCGTAGAGCCGAACAGCGCCGCCGCCCGCGCCGGTCTGCGCGGCATCGGCGGCGGCACCGGGAGCCGCACGCCTGGCGACGTCATCCTCTCGATCGATGGTCACGAGATGAAGACCTTCGAGGACCTGGCGAAGTACATAGACTCGCGCAGCGTGGGTGACACCATCGAGATCCGGCTCCTGCGCGAAAACCGCGAGATCACGGTTCGGCTCACGCTGGAAGCCTGGCAGGGCTAA
- a CDS encoding DNA polymerase III subunit, producing MSAGPLPRVAWRTVGQETALAALEPAVLSGEPAHAYLFTGPAGVGKTMAALEFAAALNCEGSPKPCRECRNCRDTLEPGRQHPDVEVVAPGGVCDESEHGTHEGSRDIRICQVRRLERVLSMTPYRGAWRVAIIDGAERLNQDASNAFLKTLEEPPPATVLVLVTDREEQLLETVLSRCRRVAFGRVDREKIEAVLAERGVEGERAAAIAALANGRLGWALRAIEDETLLSEREGFLDSARAVAHVSRPGRLAWAKAADERGAAVRERYLRELEVWEQWWRDVLSVAAGSGAGIINIDRSAALREEGGLYRPLAIVRFLRSLQKTREYLQANVDARLALEVLALDVPQPASTAGKR from the coding sequence GTGAGCGCAGGGCCGCTGCCGCGAGTCGCCTGGAGGACGGTCGGGCAGGAAACGGCGCTGGCCGCCCTGGAGCCGGCCGTCCTCAGCGGCGAGCCGGCGCACGCCTACCTCTTCACCGGCCCGGCGGGAGTCGGCAAGACGATGGCGGCCCTGGAATTCGCCGCGGCCCTCAACTGCGAGGGTTCGCCGAAGCCCTGTCGCGAGTGCCGCAACTGCCGCGACACCCTCGAGCCGGGCAGACAACACCCCGACGTCGAGGTCGTAGCTCCGGGCGGGGTCTGCGACGAGAGCGAGCACGGCACGCACGAGGGCAGCCGGGACATCCGCATCTGTCAGGTTCGACGCCTCGAGCGCGTGCTCTCTATGACGCCGTACCGCGGCGCCTGGAGGGTGGCGATCATCGACGGCGCCGAGAGGCTGAACCAGGACGCCTCGAACGCCTTCCTGAAGACCCTCGAGGAGCCTCCGCCGGCGACCGTGCTCGTGCTGGTCACCGACCGCGAGGAGCAGCTCCTGGAGACGGTGCTTTCGCGCTGTCGCAGGGTCGCCTTCGGAAGGGTGGACAGGGAGAAAATAGAGGCCGTTCTTGCCGAGCGAGGCGTCGAGGGCGAACGGGCGGCGGCAATCGCCGCGCTGGCAAACGGGCGCCTGGGCTGGGCGCTGCGCGCCATCGAGGACGAAACCCTGCTTTCCGAGCGTGAGGGGTTCCTGGACTCCGCGCGGGCCGTCGCCCACGTTTCGCGCCCCGGCCGCCTCGCCTGGGCGAAGGCAGCGGACGAGCGCGGCGCCGCCGTCCGCGAGCGCTATCTGCGTGAGCTCGAGGTGTGGGAGCAGTGGTGGCGAGACGTGCTCTCCGTAGCCGCGGGAAGCGGGGCTGGTATCATAAACATCGATAGGTCAGCCGCTCTGCGTGAAGAGGGCGGACTGTATCGGCCGCTGGCCATCGTGCGCTTCCTGCGTTCCCTGCAGAAGACCAGGGAGTACCTGCAGG